The Salminus brasiliensis chromosome 8, fSalBra1.hap2, whole genome shotgun sequence genome has a window encoding:
- the LOC140561488 gene encoding zinc finger protein 862-like, producing MDDNKIKTKLFRNSEIVDGRADTIFEDIKQLLAEKNLDGKKLAAVCTDGAAVMTGCRQGVVKKLREEFNSDLVGVHCTAHRLALVASDAARSVQQVKKFQQDLRSIFVFFSNSAVRSNRLHELQKQLDEPQLKFTQPHTVRWLSVHSAVSVVCRSLKSLRDVLEHMAASNTQDSDKAKGLLTSVRQFNFVALAHLMKDVLMHVSLLSKHFQKENLDFSTVQPMVEGTKETLRELMVYPGPAEEEFFSSLQGNKFKGDKLFEFNTQKTAFDGMKNRYVGSLIDEIDRRFPTDTMDILSWFTIFEPKKAIVAKQASENLSLYGAEKLENLFTHFSRSVNADGARSEFAMLKQIMVSSESHASFSFQQFAETVLHEHSGVFTEMEKLIKIALVIPVASVSCERGFSTQNRIKTKFRNSLSNTNLTNLMLISELGPPRDQFDFKRAVIKWKEMKQRRQRTGKE from the coding sequence ATGGATGACAACAAGATAAAAACGAAATTGTTCAGGAACTCTGAAATAGTTGATGGAAGAGCAGACACCATTTTTGAGGATATTAAGCAATTGCTGGCAGAAAAGAATTTAGATGGAAAAAAGCTTGCAGCAGTTTGTACTGATGGTGCTGCTGTTATGACAGGATGTCGCCAAGGAGTTGTTAAAAAACTCAGAGAGGAGTTCAACTCAGATTTGGTGGGGGTGCATTGCACAGCTCATCGTCTTGCTCTTGTTGCTAGTGATGCAGCCagatctgtgcaacaggtaaaaAAGTTTCAGCAGGATTTGAGGtcaatttttgtatttttcagtAATTCTGCTGTCAGAAGCAACAGGTTGCATGAATTGCAGAAACAGCTGGATGAGCCCCAACTGAAGTTTACCCAGCCACATACAGTGAGGTGGCTGTCAGTTCACAGTGCTGTATCAGTGGTGTGTAGATCACTGAAATCCCTGAGAGATGTTCTTGAGCACATGGCTGCCTCAAACACTCAGGACTCAGACAAAGCCAAAGGTCTACTGACATCTGTCAGACAGTTCAACTTTGTGGCCCTTGCTCACCTGATGAAGGACGTACTTATGCATGTGTCCCTTCTCTCAAAACattttcaaaaagaaaatctggacTTTTCCACTGTCCAGCCAATGGTTGAAGGTACCAAAGAGACCTTGAGAGAACTAATGGTCTACCCTGGCCCTGCAGAAGAAGAATTCTTCAGCTCTCTTCAGGGTAATAAGTTCAAAGGAGACAAGCTTTTTGAGTTCAACACTCAAAAAACAGCCTTTGATGGCATGAAGAACAGGTATGTAGGATCCTTGATAGATGAAATTGACAGAAGATTCCCTACTGACACAATGGATATTCTGTCATGGTTCACTATTTTTGAACCAAAAAAGGCCATTGTAGCAAAACAGGCCTCtgagaatctctctctctatggtgCAGAGAAGCTTGAAAACCTGTTCACACACTTTTCACGTAGTGTAAATGCAGATGGAGCTCGGTCAGAATTTGCGATGCTGAAGCAAATCATGGTTTCCAGTGAGTCACATGCTTCATTTTCCTTTCAACAGTTTGCAGAGACTGTGCTGCATGAACATAGCGGTGTGTTCACTGAAATGGAGAAACTCATTAAGATAGCTCTGGTCATTCCAGTTGCAAGTGTGTCGTGTGAACGTGGATTCAGCACACAAAACAGGATTAAAACtaaattcagaaattcactgaGTAATACAAATCTCACCAATCTGATGCTCATTTCTGAGCTTGGCCCTCCCCGAGACCAGTTTGATTTCAAGAGAGCTGTTATCAAGTGGAAAGAGATGAAGCAAAGGAGACAGAGGACAGGGAAAGAATAG